TCCTTGCTTGAGGCAATAGCCGTATTGAGCAGGATAGCATCCACACCAAGCTCCATAGCCTGGGCAGCATGGGACGGCCGTCCGATACCGGCGTCGACAATGACAGGAATGGAAATTTCTTCTACGAGAATTTCAATCAGGTCGAGAGTTCTGAGGCCTTTATTGGTCCCGATCGGTGCCCCAAAGGGCATAACCGCAGCAGCACCGGCGTCAACCAGACGGCGGGCCGTTGCCAATTCCGGACTCATGTAGGGAAGAACCACAAAACCATCCTTCACAAGCTCCTCTGTAGCTTTCAGAGTTTCCTGGTTATCAGGAAGAAGATATTTCTGGTCGTTGATAACTTCGATTTTAATCCAGTCGCCGCATCCTGCAGCCCGGGCAAGACGAGCAATACGAACCGCTTCATCGGCATTCCGGGCCCCCGATGTGTTGGGAAGAAGAATCTTGCCTTCTGGAATATGATTCAGAATACTGTCGTCGGGACGATCCAGATCGATCCGTCGAAGGGCAATGGTAATAATATCACATTCAGCCGCTTCAAGAACCTCCTTGATAATCCTGTCGTCACGATATTTCCCCGAGCCGGTAATCAGCCGGGAACGAATCGGTTTGCCTGCAATAATCAGATCGTCATTCATACTCAACCGCCGCCTACAAAACTGATTAATTCAATAGTATCCCCCGGCGAGATTTTCCGGGTATGGTACTCTTCTTTTTGTATGATTGCCCGATTAATCTCAACAACAACTCTGTCGGGATCGATTTTTTTTGATAAGAGAAATTCGCTTACCAAAAGGGGGCAATTCAGATTTTCTTTTTTTCCGTTGAGCGTTACCTGTGCCATAGTTCTACTGAAGATAATGAGGAATCATATATTTAATAGTAATAAAATAAGTCATGCCTCAGTATTTTTTATAGCACCGCCATATCCGGGCTTGTGCACGAATAAAAAAAGCCTGTCTTAAAAAAGACAGGCTTAGTCGTAACAGCTAT
The window above is part of the Chitinivibrionales bacterium genome. Proteins encoded here:
- a CDS encoding thiazole synthase; translation: MNDDLIIAGKPIRSRLITGSGKYRDDRIIKEVLEAAECDIITIALRRIDLDRPDDSILNHIPEGKILLPNTSGARNADEAVRIARLARAAGCGDWIKIEVINDQKYLLPDNQETLKATEELVKDGFVVLPYMSPELATARRLVDAGAAAVMPFGAPIGTNKGLRTLDLIEILVEEISIPVIVDAGIGRPSHAAQAMELGVDAILLNTAIASSKDPVAMAQAFKMAIRAGRYAYLAGPGAQSHNARPSSPMTGFLRDE
- the thiS gene encoding sulfur carrier protein ThiS; amino-acid sequence: MAQVTLNGKKENLNCPLLVSEFLLSKKIDPDRVVVEINRAIIQKEEYHTRKISPGDTIELISFVGGG